The Melitaea cinxia chromosome 6, ilMelCinx1.1, whole genome shotgun sequence genome has a window encoding:
- the LOC123654235 gene encoding protein FAM32A, producing MGEEDEYACVNRAQLRIKDTSGIKKKKKKKANKETEKAIENEVKQQIKQQAKSDKTKAELAFQKMQEKMQKQRILQKAEMTHKQRVEKFNQHLDSLTEHFDIPKVSWTK from the exons ATGGGGGAAGAAGATGAATATGCTTGCGTTAACAGAGCGCAATTACGAATCAAGGATACTTCtggaataaaaaagaaaaagaagaagaaagctAACAAAGAAACCGAGAAAGCAATAGAAAACGAAgttaaacaacaaataaaacaacaggCAAAGTCGGATAAAACAAAAGCAGAACTAGCGTTCCAGAAGATGCAAGAAAAAATG CAAAAACAAAGGATTCTCCAAAAAGCTGAAATGACTCACAAACAGCGAGTAGAGAAGTTTAACCAACACCTTGACAGCTTGACAGAACACTTCGATATCCCAAAAGTATCATGGACAAAATAA
- the LOC123654234 gene encoding uncharacterized protein LOC123654234 has protein sequence MASISLKYIFLLLSIAICTISSISADCTIPIVLRNTWFSFENGKQTITDINASEMTTRGVCVNIKADYHVNYTMVFRYTNCYYCVKLIVRTVNVIEKIETPCVDIGQDEEPTVERVCKGLNPDQSLTTLFSENAVPVNCRSSLEGVWQFAYQNRFRFTGECNHPDAQIKSCQTAGTQFLITNQKFNITYRKCPGMSGTFDGVVEFSCLGHWFVDKNHFFAVANTKESRKDERYRCFLKNRDDDLYIGASITPQCNTLKTVEKSPERYRINPVKAEVVEPGCRLPQNFSGSWINTANIDADVVINETHIIETYYPDEGRFRRTIYVCREQRDTRVMMARLTVDGCQKDYVCFDFVPQHHNVIRYRKGLAMIQSNFHTVCSWVQFKNQVKWRYDIFLKKNPTPIRCPVAGKFKFTQRGDVKFETRILGGVTLSPRPNLYCKLNISDFSVCDVDQKTIQIKENYCLSVDYLGRPVDIYSDPDYRMNCIGYWKENLKSYLITYDELDPFSKYRCWVYQRADLNRVLMSQALGPYCDLKQDVTSWNYTEGAAVAVEMEEYERERDQCPMHFDDGSDPWSTKENYIKVFSFSYSFWRSNGASTIHICTPLYIFALMYLLK, from the exons ATGGCTTCAATATCactcaaatatattttccttCTTCTTTCAATAGCTATATGCACAA TTTCCTCAATATCTGCTGATTGTACGATACCCATCGTTTTAAGGAACACATGGTTTTCTTTTGAAAATGGAAAACAAACGATTACTGATATTAATGCTAGTGAGATGACAACAAG GGGTGTTTGTGTTAACATTAAGGCAGATTATCATGTAAACTACACTATGGTATTCCGATATACCAACTGTTATTATTGTGTTAAGCTCATAGTTCGAACTGTGAATGTTATTGAGAAAATTGAAACACCGTGTGTTGATATAGGGCAAGATGAAGAGCCTACAGTTGAAAGAGTGTGCAAGGGGCTTAATCCTGACCAGTCTTTAACTACGTTGTTTTCTGAAAATGCTGTCCCA GTTAATTGCCGATCTTCACTGGAAGGTGTATGGCAGTTTGCATATCAGAATCGTTTTAGATTTACCGGTGAATGTAATCATCCAGATGCTCAGATCAAATCATGTCAAACAGCAGGAACACAATTTCTGATAACAAATCAGAAGTTTAACATTACATATAGGAAGTGTCCTGGGATGTCTGGTACATTTGATGGTGTTGTTGAGTTCAGTTGCTTAG gtcATTGGTTTGTCGATAAAAATCATTTCTTTGCTGTTGCAAATACAAAGGAGTCACGTAAGGATGAAAGATACCGTTGCTTCTTAAAGAACAGAGATGATGATCTATATATTGGAGCATCTATTACTCCCCAGTGCAACACCTTAAAAACTGTTGAGAAATCACCAGAGAGGTATAGAATTAACCCAGTCAag gcAGAAGTAGTGGAACCAGGATGTCGTTTACCGCAAAACTTTTCAGGCAGTTGGATCAACACTGCCAATATTGATGCAGATGTGGTCATAAATGAAACGCACATTATTGAAACTTATTACCCTGATGAGGGAAGATTTAGGCGTACTATTTATGTATGCAG AGAACAACGTGATACTCGTGTAATGATGGCTAGACTTACTGTTGATGGCTGTCAGAAGGATTATGTTTGTTTCGATTTTGTTCCTCAACATCATAATGTTATAAG ATACCGTAAAGGTTTAGCAATGATTCAGAGTAACTTTCACACAGTCTGCTCATGGGTACAGTTTAAGAATCAAGTGAAATGGCGATACGATATATTTCTAAAGAAAAATCCGACACCCATACGTTGTCCTGTCGCtggcaaatttaaatttacacaaaGGGGTGATGTTAAATTTGAAACTAGAATTCTGGGTGGTGTAACATTAAGCCCTCGACCGAATTTGTACTGCAAATTAAATATAAGCGATTTTTCAGTATGTGATGTTGATCAAAAAACTATTCAAATTAAGGAAAATTACTGTCTGTCTGTGGACTATTTGGGTAGACCTGTTGATATATACAGTGATCCCGATTATAGAATGAATTGTATAGGTTACTGGAAAGAGAATTTGAAATCATATCTCATCACATATGATGAGTTGGATCCCTTCTCAAAGTACAGATGTTGGGTGTATCAGAGAGCCGATTTGAACAG GGTTCTTATGTCTCAAGCTCTGGGTCCATACTGTGATTTGAAACAAGACGTTACCTCATGGAACTATACAGAGGGCGCAGCAGTCGCCGTAGAAATGGAAGAGTATGAAAGAGAAAGAGATCAATGTCCCATGCATTTTGATGATGGCAGTGATCCTTGGTCAacgaaagaaaattatataaaagttttctcCTTTAGTTACTCATTTTGGAGAAGTAATGGTGCTTcaacaatacatatatgtactCCACTGTATATATTTGCCTTgatgtatttattgaaatag
- the LOC123654598 gene encoding vesicle-fusing ATPase 1-like encodes MSAMRMKAAKCPSDELAVTNCALINPDDFPSDVKHVEITTGPSQHFVFSVRFYNGVDRGTVGFSAPQRKWATLSIGQSIDVKPFKPQSADCLCSVTLEADFMLKKTTSLEQYDSEQMARDFLIQFSNQIFTVGQQLAFSFQEKKVLSLIVKNLEAVDVQALAAGTKAVPRRVRMGRLLPDACIQFDKAENSSLNLVGKAKGKQPRQSIINPDWDFGKMGIGGLDKEFNAIFRRAFASRVFPPEVVEQLGCKHVKGILLYGPPGTGKTLMARQIGKMLNAREPKIVNGPQILDKYVGESEANIRRLFADAEEEEKRCGPNSGLHIIIFDEIDAICKARGSVGGNTGVHDTVVNQLLSKIDGVDQLNNILVIGMTNRRDMIDEALLRPGRLEVQMEIGLPDENGRVQILNIHTKRMKEYKKIAEDVDCKELATLTKNFSGAELEGLVRAAQSTAMNRLIKASTKVEVDPEAMEKLMVEKGDFLHALENDVKPAFGTAAEALENFLMRGIINWGNPVTSLLEDGQLYIQQARATETSGLVSVLLEGPPNSGKTALAAELAKLSDFPFVKVCSPEDMVGYTETAKCLQIRKYFDDAYRSTLSCILVDNIERLLDYGSIGPRYSNLTLQALLVLLKKQPPKGRKLLILCTSSRRQVLEDMEMLSAFTGVLHVPNLSQPEHVMAVLEQSDAFSRRDLATIQRDLRGAKIFIGIKKLLALIDMVKQTDEDSRVFKFVTKMQEEGGLDLGTSVQ; translated from the exons atgtcTGCAATg cgcATGAAAGCAGCAAAATGTCCTTCGGACGAATTAGCAGTCACCAACTGCGCTCTTATCAACCCGGATGATTTTCCCAGTGATGTTAA ACATGTTGAGATCACTACTGGGCCTTCACAGCACTTTGTCTTCAGCGTCAGGTTTTACAACGGGGTTGACCGAGGTACGGTTGGTTTCTCAGCACCTCAAAGGAAATGGGCCACTTTGTCCATTGGACAG AGCATTGATGTGAAGCCTTTTAAGCCCCAAAGCGCTGATTGCTTATGCAGTGTTACATTAGAAGCAGATTTCATGTTAAAGAAGAC aaCATCTTTGGAGCAGTATGACTCGGAACAGATGGCTCGTGACTTTCTCATTCAATTCTCGaatcaaatatttacagttGGACAGCAACTTGCTTTTTCATTCCAGGAGAAGAAAGTGTTATCGCTTATTGTTAAGAATCTGGaag cTGTGGATGTACAAGCTTTAGCTGCTGGAACTAAAGCAGTGCCTCGTCGAGTCAGGATGGGCAGGTTGCTTCCCGATGCCTGCATACAATTTGATAAGGCAGAGAACTCTTCTCTTAACCTTGTTGGCAAAGCTAAAGG CAAACAGCCACGTCAATCCATCATCAACCCAGACTGGGATTTCGGCAAAATGGGAATCGGTGGTTTGGACAAAGAATTCAACGCAATTTTCAGAAGAGCTTTCGCTTCTCGCGTCTTCCCACCAGAAGTTGTTGAGCAATTGG GCTGCAAACACGTAAAGGGTATACTTTTATATGGCCCGCCTGGTACTGGTAAAACTTTAATGGCACGACAAATCGGCAAAATGTTAAACGCAAGGGAACCCAAAATTGTAAATGGTCCTCAAATCTTGGACAAATATGTCGGTGAGAGTGAGGCCAACATCAGAAGATTGTTTGCGGATGCTGAAGAAGAAGAGAAAAGG TGCGGGCCAAATAGCGGTCTTCACATAATAATCTTCGACGAAATCGACGCTATATGTAAAGCCAGAGGCTCGGTCGGAGGGAACACCGGGGTCCATGACACTGTTGTTAACCAACTACTATCTAAGATCGATG GTGTGGATCAATTGAACAATATTTTGGTGATCGGGATGACGAACAGACGAGATATGATTGACGAGGCTTTGCTTAGACCTGGTCGTTTAGAGGTTCAGATGGAAATAGGTTTGCCTGATGAGAATGGTCGCGTTCAGATTTTGAACATCCATACTAAACGTATGAAGGAATACAAGAAGATTGCTGAGGATGTCGACTGCAAG GAACTAGCGACCCTGACTAAGAACTTCTCCGGTGCGGAGCTCGAAGGTCTAGTACGCGCGGCTCAGTCCACTGCTATGAACCGACTCATCAAAGCGTCCACCAAGGTGGAAGTGGACCCCGAGGCTATGGAGAAGCTCATGGTGGAAAAGGGAGACTTCCTACATGCATTAGAAAATGATGTTAAACCA GCATTTGGTACAGCCGCAGAAGCCTTAGAAAACTTCCTGATGCGTGGCATTATTAACTGGGGAAATCCAGTTACATCCCTCTTAGAAGATGGACAATTGTATATCCAGCAGGCAAGGGCGACAGAAACCAGTG GTCTAGTATCGGTGTTGTTAGAAGGACCACCCAATAGTGGAAAGACGGCACTCGCTGCAGAACTGGCTAAACTATCTGACTTCCCATTTGTCAAGGTTTGCTCGCCCGAAGATATGGTCGGCTATACTGAAACTGCCAAATGTTTACAAATCCGAAAG TACTTCGACGACGCGTATCGTTCAACTTTGTCTTGCATCCTGGTTGATAATATCGAGCGTCTCCTCGACTACGGTTCCATCGGCCCGCGGTACTCTAACCTCACGTTGCAAGCTCTACTTGTGCTGCTTAAGAAACAGCCACCTAAAGGCAGAAAACTACTCATTTTGTGTACCAGCAGTCGGAG ACAAGTCCTGGAGGACATGGAAATGCTGTCAGCTTTCACCGGCGTGCTGCACGTGCCCAACCTGTCGCAGCCCGAGCACGTCATGGCCGTGCTGGAGCAGAGCGACGCCTTCTCGCGCCGCGACCTCGCCACCATCCAGCGCGACCTGCGCGGCGCCAA GATTTTCATTGGCATCAAGAAGCTTTTAGCCCTAATCGACATGGTGAAACAAACCGACGAGGATTCGAGAGTATTCAAATTCGTCACAAAGATGCAAGAAGAGGGCGGTCTCGACCTTGGGACCTCCGTACAATAA
- the LOC123654236 gene encoding transcription elongation factor 1 homolog: MGRRKSKRKPPPKRKAIEPLDQQFNCPFCNHEKSCEVKMDRARNTARIQCRVCLEDFQTTTNVLSEPIDVYNDWVDACETAN, from the exons ATGGGTCGCCGCAAATCAAAACGAAAGCCTCCACCAAAAAGGAAAGCTATAGAACCACTGGATCAACAGTTCAACTGCCCTTTTTGTAATCATGAAAAGTCTTGTGAAGTAAAAAT gGATCGTGCAAGGAATACGGCTAGAATACAATGTCGGGTTTGTCTGGAAGATTTCCAAACAACAACCAATGTTTTGTCAGAACCCATAGATGTTTATAATGATTGGGTGGATGCCTGCGAAACTGCTAATTAG